A single region of the Halobacterium wangiae genome encodes:
- a CDS encoding TSUP family transporter has protein sequence MDRHPDEATAGPNRAETSGRQIGVEAAALDRERTAVERMRLPRAALRRLTVLGVVYVAVIAGITVVGGTETGGFNVVPTVVALAFVLETTDSAAGMGFGTGLAPLLFVLGYDPLQVVPVLLLSETLTGLVAGAVHQTVANVTFSVRPLNRETRLLGLFVGFGSLAVFLSVGVAYFAFTFSDAVIEAYVAFLVLAMGVTGLVRARLQTRIEFRPRRLVAFAVLAGVNKGIGGGGYGPVVTLGQILSGVYEKSAVAITTLAEGIVSIVGVLSFLVLLAYGVQVDFRLLPSIFTGGFLAAIVAPYLVRVVPNGVWRYLIPLYAFGIGLTALVLGLGV, from the coding sequence GTGGACCGACATCCTGACGAAGCGACCGCTGGACCGAACCGCGCCGAGACGTCGGGTCGACAGATCGGCGTCGAAGCGGCGGCGCTGGACCGCGAGCGGACGGCCGTCGAACGGATGCGGCTGCCGCGTGCCGCGCTCCGGCGTCTCACCGTACTCGGTGTGGTGTACGTCGCCGTAATCGCCGGCATAACAGTCGTCGGTGGCACCGAGACGGGCGGGTTCAACGTCGTCCCGACCGTCGTCGCCCTCGCGTTCGTCCTCGAGACCACGGACTCCGCGGCCGGGATGGGGTTCGGGACCGGACTCGCGCCGCTCCTGTTCGTCCTCGGTTACGATCCGTTACAGGTCGTGCCGGTATTGTTGCTCTCCGAGACGCTAACCGGACTCGTCGCCGGCGCGGTCCACCAGACCGTGGCCAACGTCACGTTCTCCGTCCGTCCGCTCAACCGCGAGACGAGGCTGCTGGGGCTGTTCGTCGGCTTCGGCTCGCTCGCCGTGTTCCTGTCCGTCGGTGTCGCCTACTTCGCATTCACGTTCTCCGACGCGGTCATCGAGGCCTACGTCGCGTTCCTCGTCCTGGCGATGGGGGTGACCGGACTGGTGCGCGCACGACTGCAGACGAGAATCGAGTTCCGACCCCGTCGGCTCGTCGCGTTCGCGGTACTCGCCGGCGTGAACAAGGGCATCGGTGGCGGCGGATACGGCCCGGTCGTTACACTCGGGCAGATTCTCTCCGGCGTCTACGAGAAGAGCGCCGTCGCGATAACGACGCTCGCGGAGGGCATCGTCTCCATCGTCGGCGTCCTCTCGTTCCTCGTCCTGCTCGCGTACGGCGTCCAGGTCGACTTCCGGCTCCTCCCGTCGATATTCACGGGTGGGTTCCTCGCAGCCATCGTCGCCCCCTACCTGGTCCGGGTCGTCCCGAACGGCGTCTGGCGCTACCTCATCCCGCTGTACGCGTTCGGTATCGGCCTCACGGCGCTGGTTCTCGGTCTCGGGGTGTGA
- a CDS encoding DUF2267 domain-containing protein codes for MNFDEFTGEVQHRLELPGTGEAVRATRATLQALGERIPEGAAEDLAASLPMEVKWYPTGAVDEHGQRFDWKEFVSRVAAVEQTDRSEAAYHAQLVVDLVREQVPDSDFQQLRDQLPEDDNWGKLFGVVDAGGWGEGEGRPKE; via the coding sequence ATGAACTTCGACGAGTTCACCGGCGAGGTGCAGCACCGACTCGAACTCCCCGGGACGGGCGAGGCAGTCCGTGCGACCCGAGCCACACTACAGGCTCTCGGCGAGCGCATCCCCGAGGGGGCAGCGGAGGACCTCGCGGCGTCGCTCCCGATGGAGGTCAAGTGGTACCCGACGGGCGCGGTCGACGAACACGGCCAGCGCTTCGACTGGAAGGAGTTCGTCTCCCGTGTCGCCGCGGTCGAACAGACCGACCGCTCGGAAGCTGCCTACCACGCGCAGCTCGTCGTCGACCTCGTGCGCGAGCAGGTGCCCGACTCGGACTTCCAGCAGCTCCGCGACCAGCTCCCCGAGGACGACAACTGGGGGAAGCTCTTCGGGGTCGTCGACGCGGGCGGGTGGGGCGAAGGCGAGGGGCGCCCGAAGGAGTGA